In Myxocyprinus asiaticus isolate MX2 ecotype Aquarium Trade chromosome 3, UBuf_Myxa_2, whole genome shotgun sequence, the following proteins share a genomic window:
- the LOC127423548 gene encoding multivesicular body subunit 12B-like isoform X1, producing MKSCFCPKRKDALPHFTNFSMMPEVRDLSDALPEMPMDPITGVGVVASRNRAPTGYDVVAQTTDGIDADLWKDGLFKSKVTRYLCFTRAFSKENSHLGNVLVDMKLIDIKDTLPVGFIPIQETVDTQEPAFRKRRLCIKFIPRDSTEAAICDIRILGRSKQAPPQYTFIGELNNMGIWYRMGKVPRTQDSSPVQNNSITTTTTNTNNIQTVTNNSNSTPAPVLPKHISMTLPACFRKSTTRPDFEHQNSNLYAISAMDGVPFMISEKFACASSDLQQVDLMGIRIKSLAEIEKEYEYSFRTEHSAAARLPPSPTRTSLGSEA from the exons ATGAAAAGCTGCTTTTGTCCGAAACGGAAGGACGCATTGCCGCATTTTACA AACTTCTCAATGATGCCTGAGGTACGGGACCTTTCTGATGCCCTGCCAGAGATGCCAATGGACCCAATCACTGGCGTAGGAGTTGTGGCCTCAAGAAACAGAGCTCCCACCGGCTATGACGTG GTCGCACAAACCACAGATGGTATTGATGCAGACTTGTGGAAAGACGGCCTGTTTAAATCCAAGGTGACCCGCTATCTGTGCTTCACCAGAGCTTTCTCCAAGGAAAAC AGTCATTTAGGAAACGTGCTTGTAGACATGAAGCTCATTGATATCAAGGACACGCTGCCTGTGGGATTCATTCCCATACAGGAAACAGTGGACACTC AGGAGCCGGCGTTCAGGAAGAGGAGGTTATGTATTAAGTTCATCCCGCGAGACTCCACTGAAGCTGCCATCTGTGATATCCGTATCTTAGGACGCTCCAAACAGGCACCACCGCAGTATACATTCATAGG AGAGCTGAATAACATGGGCATCTGGTACCGTATGGGAAAAGTGCCACGGACCCAAGACTCTTCACCTGTACAGAACAACTccatcaccaccaccaccaccaacacCAACAACATCCAGACTGTCACCAACAACTCCAACTCCACTCCAGCACCAGTCCTGCCcaa GCACATATCCATGACCCTGCCGGCCTGTTTCAGGAAAAGCACCACCAGACCAGACTTTGAACACCAGAACTCCAACCTCTACGCCATCTCTG CCATGGACGGAGTGCCTTTCATGATCTCGGAGAAGTTTGCATGTGCCTCCAGTGAC TTACAGCAGGTAGATCTAATGGGCATCAGAATCAAATCACTTGCTGAGATTGAAAAAGAG TATGAATATAGCTTTCGGACGGAGCACAGCGCTGCCGCCCGACTGCCGCCCAGTCCCACCAGAACTTCACTGGGTTCAGAAGCCTAA
- the LOC127423548 gene encoding multivesicular body subunit 12B-like isoform X2 — MMPEVRDLSDALPEMPMDPITGVGVVASRNRAPTGYDVVAQTTDGIDADLWKDGLFKSKVTRYLCFTRAFSKENSHLGNVLVDMKLIDIKDTLPVGFIPIQETVDTQEPAFRKRRLCIKFIPRDSTEAAICDIRILGRSKQAPPQYTFIGELNNMGIWYRMGKVPRTQDSSPVQNNSITTTTTNTNNIQTVTNNSNSTPAPVLPKHISMTLPACFRKSTTRPDFEHQNSNLYAISAMDGVPFMISEKFACASSDLQQVDLMGIRIKSLAEIEKEYEYSFRTEHSAAARLPPSPTRTSLGSEA; from the exons ATGATGCCTGAGGTACGGGACCTTTCTGATGCCCTGCCAGAGATGCCAATGGACCCAATCACTGGCGTAGGAGTTGTGGCCTCAAGAAACAGAGCTCCCACCGGCTATGACGTG GTCGCACAAACCACAGATGGTATTGATGCAGACTTGTGGAAAGACGGCCTGTTTAAATCCAAGGTGACCCGCTATCTGTGCTTCACCAGAGCTTTCTCCAAGGAAAAC AGTCATTTAGGAAACGTGCTTGTAGACATGAAGCTCATTGATATCAAGGACACGCTGCCTGTGGGATTCATTCCCATACAGGAAACAGTGGACACTC AGGAGCCGGCGTTCAGGAAGAGGAGGTTATGTATTAAGTTCATCCCGCGAGACTCCACTGAAGCTGCCATCTGTGATATCCGTATCTTAGGACGCTCCAAACAGGCACCACCGCAGTATACATTCATAGG AGAGCTGAATAACATGGGCATCTGGTACCGTATGGGAAAAGTGCCACGGACCCAAGACTCTTCACCTGTACAGAACAACTccatcaccaccaccaccaccaacacCAACAACATCCAGACTGTCACCAACAACTCCAACTCCACTCCAGCACCAGTCCTGCCcaa GCACATATCCATGACCCTGCCGGCCTGTTTCAGGAAAAGCACCACCAGACCAGACTTTGAACACCAGAACTCCAACCTCTACGCCATCTCTG CCATGGACGGAGTGCCTTTCATGATCTCGGAGAAGTTTGCATGTGCCTCCAGTGAC TTACAGCAGGTAGATCTAATGGGCATCAGAATCAAATCACTTGCTGAGATTGAAAAAGAG TATGAATATAGCTTTCGGACGGAGCACAGCGCTGCCGCCCGACTGCCGCCCAGTCCCACCAGAACTTCACTGGGTTCAGAAGCCTAA